One part of the Lytechinus pictus isolate F3 Inbred chromosome 3, Lp3.0, whole genome shotgun sequence genome encodes these proteins:
- the LOC129257291 gene encoding transmembrane protein 168-like — protein MTSVKYFISHCLALPFQAMKSLNDRCKLQIIAILDGIVLFAAVCVGLYTCWQLTGDSTIILLTGFGLLIFAFSAILYYYFDLVDYTLSFTHLWYGCLLGIISFMDVGLNEAAPITKATNGLLVSSLAVRMVWSFSERVCGQTSYTSRLLTTVEKYECIGFGIACMMKSTYMVSLWLLVIAFSFTIASLRLKVACAIPILVLFVTLSATFFFRAIEVPINPFALSCFAGRLLVDPALDLYFCGLSVLERWNCLINRSHLIHRLVLLLAIAFEVLFLLLAGEATLTHEEWYFAIPAYAVFGILWISLHIVFMITAWGFIGKLRECNRAYHAVSDETNKSLSVIMASKGLRFFTTISRRLVASALLSTLFLGAVMWQNHNAAFMAGWLIVLSLEGMLHGLLYELAGALGGTCTAYAVVGPSSFCRADGSAVPLPMTAAEENSNRSMGLLNTIQRFFLYHMIDIYSCDFSTSGLSMESLHTKLRSFFSRCTDDGPRFDTYLLYYSGHVHANGDWALADNGVLKFDQLLELWSSLDQQSGSRLILVMDTRSGGEWPKRIQGDGDNFMAIQASILKKSTDPETGVTTSVGDFTKEWVDFNCTKETDISWHEQGRRTKAVYAVSGRWSEFMFHQPTENDMESHWQSNFPRTTHPLIKLLQIPSAFDCLSLCSGCLYCIRRWKLKWLPPKIINTGHGFKLVQS, from the exons ATGACGTCAGTGAAGTATTTCATAAGCCACTGTTTAGCCCTCCCCTTTCAAGCAATGAAGTCCCTGAATGATAGATGCAAGCTACAGATCATCGCCATCTTAGATGGCATAGTACTGTTTGCTGCTGTATGTGTGGGTCTGTACACCTGTTGGCAGCTGACCGGTGATTCAACCATCATCCTCTTAACTGGATTTGGTCTGCTCATTTTTGCTTTCTCTGCTATTCTTTACTACTACTTTGATCTAGTCGACTACACCCTTAGCTTCACTCACCTTTGGTATGGCTGCCTTCTCGGAATCATCTCCTTCATGGATGTCGGGCTCAACGAGGCTGCCCCTATCACCAAAGCCACAAATGGACTTCTCGTGAGCAGTCTTGCTGTCAGGATGGTCTGGTCTTTCTCAGAGAGAGTTTGTGGCCAGACTAGCTACACATCTCGTCTTCTCACCACAGTAGAGAAATATGAATGTATTGGCTTTGGTATCGCATGTATGATGAAATCAACCTACATGGTCAGCCTCTGGTTACTGGTTATTGCATTTTCATTCACCATTGCATCTCTACGCCTGAAAGTTGCTTGTGCAATCCCGATTCTTGTACTGTTTGTAACCCTGTCGGCAACTTTCTTCTTCCGTGCCATTGAGGTCCCAATAAATCCATTTGCTCTTAGTTGCTTTGCGGGTAGACTGCTCGTCGATCCTGCGCTGGACCTATACTTTTGTGGATTATCAGTCCTAGAGAGGTGGAACTGTCTCATTAATCGTAGTCACCTTATTCACAGACTAGTCCTGCTTCTTGCCATAGCTTTTGAAGTCCTTTTCTTGTTGCTGGCAGGAGAAGCTACACTGACTCATGAAGAATGGTACTTTGCCATCCCTGCCTATGCTGTTTTTGGCATCTTATGGATCAGTCTTCATATCGTCTTCATGATCACAGCTTGGGGCTTCATTGGCAAACTGAGAGAATGCAACCGTGCTTACCACGCTGTCAGCGATGAAACAAATAAGAGTTTGAGTGTAATCATGGCCTCCAAAGGATTACGCTTCTTTACAACTATATCACGGCGACTGGTGGCTTCGGCTCTTCTAAGCACCCTGTTCTTGGGTGCAGTGATGTGGCAGAACCATAATGCAGCCTTTATGGCTGGCTGGCTCATTGTGCTGTCTCTTGAGGGCATGCTGCATGGACTTCTTTATGAGCTGGCAGGAGCGTTAGGGGGAACGTGCACAGCATATGCTGTTGTTGGCCCGTCCTCATTCTGCAG AGCTGACGGATCTGCAGTCCCCCTACCCATGACAGCAGCTGAAGAAAACAGCAACCGCTCAATGGGTCTCCTCAACACCATCCAACGCTTCTTCCTCTACCACATGATAGACATATACAGCTGTGACTTCTCCACCAGTGGTCTCTCCATGGAATCCCTCCACACCAAGCTCAGAAGTTTTTTTTCTCGATGTACGGACGATGGGCCAAGGTTTGACACCTACTTACTGTACTACAGTGGACATGTTCATGCTAATGGTGATTGGGCTTTGGCTG ACAATGGTGTGCTGAAATTTGATCAGCTGTTGGAACTGTGGTCATCCTTGGACCAGCAATCCGGATCAAGATTAATTCTTGTCATGGACACACGCAGCGGAGGTGAATGGCCAAAGCGAATCCAGGGTGACGGGGACAACTTCATGGCAATCCAAGcatccattttgaaaaagtctACAGACCCTGAGACGGGAGTCACTACATCTGTTGGGGATTTTACTAAAGAATGGGTGGACTTCAACTGCACTAAAGAAACGGATATTTCATGGCATGAGCAGGGTCGGCGCACTAAGGCTGTCTATGCCGTCTCTGGTCGATGGAGTGAGTTTATGTTTCATCAACCAACAGAGAATGATATGGAAAGCCACTGGCAGAGTAACTTTCCACGTACCACCCACCCACTTATCAAGCTTCTGCAGATACCTAGTGCATTTGATTGCTTATCTTTGTGCTCTGGTTGTCTCTATTGTATTAGACGCTGGAAACTCAAGTGGCTGCCGCCAAAGATTATCAACACGGGGCACGGTTTCAAGTTGGTGCAATCTTGA